In Aneurinibacillus sp. REN35, a genomic segment contains:
- a CDS encoding HD-GYP domain-containing protein, translated as MRLISIERCQAGMVLAQPICTDQGTILLNTDMTLTDSMIERLKQKGINTIYIRDEATEDIEIEETISQETRQMAMKVIYQGFSEIIHAEKKWKARLSPATTAAFRNVFELILADLKNNRKAIGLLSDMYIQDHYVYAHSLNVAIYAAAVGLELGYTDKELLELGIGAMLHDIGKLMIPEEILYKPGRLTDEEFSTVKQHAEYGFNYLRHQQGIPLLAAHCAYQHHERLDGTGYPRALQGDEIHKYARLLSVCDVFDALTTNRVYRNAMLPHDAMEIIFAGTGTHFEPKIVEAFRKTVAIYPIGLTVTLNTGAVGIVVDYNRNLPGRPVVRIIKREDGSKPVPYYEMDLSKELNITIVQCEPIL; from the coding sequence ATGCGATTAATCTCCATTGAACGCTGTCAAGCGGGTATGGTATTGGCACAGCCGATTTGTACGGATCAGGGAACAATTTTGCTTAATACAGATATGACGCTAACAGATAGTATGATTGAGCGTTTAAAGCAAAAGGGAATCAACACGATATATATACGGGATGAAGCGACGGAAGATATAGAAATCGAAGAAACTATTTCACAAGAAACCAGACAAATGGCGATGAAGGTTATTTATCAGGGATTCTCAGAAATCATTCATGCCGAGAAAAAGTGGAAAGCGCGCCTCTCTCCCGCTACAACGGCTGCTTTCCGCAATGTGTTTGAATTGATTTTGGCCGATTTGAAAAACAACCGAAAAGCGATAGGACTATTAAGTGATATGTACATTCAGGATCATTATGTGTATGCTCATTCGCTTAATGTTGCGATCTATGCTGCAGCGGTCGGTCTTGAACTTGGATATACGGATAAGGAATTGTTGGAACTTGGCATCGGAGCTATGCTGCATGACATTGGGAAGCTGATGATTCCCGAGGAGATTCTGTATAAGCCTGGCCGTCTTACCGATGAGGAGTTCTCTACCGTAAAGCAGCATGCAGAATACGGATTTAACTACTTGCGTCACCAGCAAGGTATCCCGTTGCTGGCGGCGCATTGTGCGTACCAACATCATGAGAGACTTGATGGGACAGGTTATCCGAGAGCTTTGCAAGGTGACGAAATCCATAAGTATGCGCGTCTGCTCTCCGTGTGTGATGTATTTGATGCGCTGACAACCAATCGGGTATATCGTAATGCTATGCTACCGCATGATGCTATGGAAATTATTTTTGCCGGTACAGGCACTCATTTTGAGCCGAAGATTGTTGAAGCGTTCCGTAAGACGGTTGCTATTTATCCGATTGGCTTAACAGTTACACTGAATACGGGAGCCGTCGGCATTGTTGTTGATTATAATCGGAATCTACCGGGACGACCTGTAGTGCGCATCATTAAGCGTGAAGATGGAAGCAAGCCTGTCCCGTATTACGAAATGGACCTTTCCAAAGAGCTCAACATAACCATCGTACAGTGTGAGCCGATTTTATAG
- a CDS encoding sulfite exporter TauE/SafE family protein produces the protein MGWLILTLVGMVAGTFGSLLGLGGGIILVPALFYLSGSIPGIPEITPQLAIGTSLMLIIITSLASSISYAKQKLIDFSSAWLFFAGSAPGAIIGAWLSKYFDKDSFTLYYGIFMLFMLFLLSYRPRLRGKKEKQWETTKTYTDANGQVHTYGYSKPYAICLALAVGILSSVFGIGGGALLVPFLLVLFRFPPHVAAATSMFVILLSSSVGSVTHVVLGHVAWGAVIATAPGAWIGGKVGSQLSRKLSGQWLERILKVVLLLIAIRMLWQGLK, from the coding sequence ATGGGTTGGTTAATTCTTACGCTTGTCGGTATGGTGGCAGGCACATTCGGGAGTTTGCTTGGACTGGGCGGAGGTATTATCCTTGTCCCTGCATTGTTTTATTTATCAGGGAGTATACCGGGGATACCTGAGATTACTCCGCAGCTTGCCATTGGGACATCACTGATGCTCATTATTATTACGTCGCTTGCCTCAAGCATCAGTTATGCGAAGCAGAAATTAATTGATTTCTCAAGCGCGTGGTTGTTTTTTGCCGGAAGTGCGCCGGGTGCAATCATCGGTGCTTGGCTGTCCAAGTATTTTGATAAAGACTCCTTTACCTTATATTATGGAATCTTCATGTTGTTCATGTTATTCCTCCTTTCTTATCGACCACGATTAAGAGGAAAGAAAGAAAAACAGTGGGAAACGACGAAGACCTATACAGACGCAAACGGACAGGTACATACATACGGATATTCAAAGCCTTATGCGATCTGTCTTGCCTTGGCAGTAGGCATTCTATCCAGCGTATTTGGCATTGGGGGAGGGGCGCTGCTCGTCCCATTTTTACTCGTATTGTTTCGCTTTCCGCCACATGTGGCCGCAGCCACTTCCATGTTTGTTATCCTGCTCTCCTCGTCTGTAGGAAGCGTCACTCATGTGGTGCTTGGGCATGTAGCATGGGGAGCGGTCATTGCTACGGCGCCTGGTGCCTGGATCGGAGGGAAAGTAGGCAGTCAGCTCTCGCGCAAGTTATCGGGCCAATGGCTTGAGAGAATTTTAAAGGTCGTTCTATTGTTAATTGCTATTCGTATGTTATGGCAGGGACTGAAATAA
- a CDS encoding FAD-dependent thymidylate synthase, with amino-acid sequence MRLENCVTSTEDNVYAIKNIPTEVVGTVFAKVSRSPYSFRESLYDLIKEDTLQLPDVDMISMWKQSAVYSGGFMKEWEARYGHPSIREHAVAQFCIEGVSRWFTEVLETVQAAKWLSFTEFNMQNQKSQAFVIPKELDDHPTLKERYIRFGEECFEKYEELIPLFVDVIKKRNPDRKDGDIEKLAYEKARNVLPLAAKSNVAVTGNARAISDAIAEMLAHEGYSQEVVETAAKIRAHTAEVLPSLLRDTEATPYLRSYTAEFYKRRTSHVDILPVYNGPFVEVEDAVGLSCTHARDIVLGDMTEMNRFSELPTVMRAFGKPVAITCSQGCHHQIIRHRAFDFSLQLPDTYYGLIIPSEAAEASDIPEAERIFDILLSMRDQSHQLYNELVGAGLSGIAPYVVLNANARRLPLYANLYGLSHFVTLRKEVYAQDEIRSVASQLERVFQEEEQALSGFTMDRHHIK; translated from the coding sequence ATGAGATTGGAGAATTGTGTAACCAGTACTGAAGATAACGTATATGCAATTAAAAATATACCAACAGAAGTAGTAGGCACTGTTTTTGCCAAGGTGAGTCGGAGTCCGTATAGCTTCCGTGAGAGCTTGTATGATTTGATCAAAGAAGACACATTGCAGCTGCCGGATGTAGATATGATCTCCATGTGGAAGCAGTCCGCAGTCTATTCCGGTGGATTCATGAAGGAGTGGGAGGCTAGGTATGGTCACCCGAGTATCAGGGAGCATGCCGTGGCTCAATTCTGTATTGAAGGTGTCTCTCGTTGGTTTACTGAGGTATTAGAAACCGTCCAAGCTGCAAAATGGTTATCGTTTACTGAGTTTAACATGCAGAATCAGAAATCGCAGGCCTTTGTCATTCCAAAAGAGCTCGATGACCATCCAACGCTTAAAGAGCGCTATATTCGTTTTGGAGAAGAATGCTTTGAAAAATACGAAGAGCTTATTCCGCTGTTTGTTGATGTCATCAAAAAGAGGAATCCAGATAGAAAAGACGGTGATATCGAAAAGCTGGCATACGAGAAGGCGCGTAATGTGCTGCCGCTTGCTGCGAAGTCTAATGTAGCCGTAACAGGGAATGCGCGGGCCATCTCGGATGCGATAGCGGAAATGCTCGCCCATGAAGGCTATAGCCAAGAAGTGGTTGAGACCGCAGCAAAAATTAGAGCACATACAGCGGAAGTATTGCCGTCCCTGCTTCGTGATACAGAAGCGACTCCGTATTTGCGTTCTTATACAGCCGAGTTTTATAAGCGACGTACATCCCATGTGGATATCCTTCCCGTGTACAATGGCCCGTTTGTTGAAGTAGAGGATGCAGTTGGTCTTTCCTGTACCCATGCAAGGGATATTGTGCTAGGTGATATGACGGAAATGAATCGATTCAGCGAACTTCCAACGGTGATGCGCGCCTTTGGTAAGCCGGTTGCCATTACATGTTCTCAAGGATGCCATCATCAGATCATCCGGCATCGGGCCTTCGATTTTTCTTTGCAGCTACCGGATACTTACTATGGGTTGATCATCCCGTCTGAAGCAGCAGAAGCGTCTGACATACCAGAAGCAGAGCGGATCTTCGATATTCTACTGAGCATGCGCGATCAATCCCATCAATTATATAATGAACTTGTGGGTGCAGGGCTCAGCGGCATTGCGCCGTATGTAGTGCTTAACGCCAATGCGCGCCGTCTTCCGCTCTATGCTAACCTGTATGGTCTGTCCCATTTTGTCACGCTTCGTAAGGAAGTATATGCACAGGATGAGATTCGCAGTGTGGCATCGCAGCTTGAACGTGTGTTTCAAGAAGAAGAGCAGGCGCTATCTGGCTTTACAATGGATCGTCATCATATAAAATAA
- the sufU gene encoding Fe-S cluster assembly sulfur transfer protein SufU codes for MSSLDDLYRRVIMDHYQRPRNRGELADGGLTVNMNNPTCGDRIQLQMKVEGGKIADARFTGEGCSISMSSASMMTEAVKGLEVDEALAISELFSRMMKGEASDEEIEEADLEDIEALQGVSKFPARIKCATLAWKAMEKGLREQPKHEEA; via the coding sequence ATGTCTTCTCTTGATGATTTGTACCGCAGAGTTATCATGGACCATTACCAGCGACCACGCAATCGCGGAGAGCTAGCGGATGGTGGACTGACGGTAAATATGAATAACCCGACCTGCGGCGACCGTATTCAACTGCAGATGAAAGTGGAAGGCGGAAAAATTGCTGACGCCCGCTTTACCGGAGAAGGCTGTTCAATCAGCATGTCTTCTGCTTCGATGATGACGGAAGCTGTCAAAGGGCTTGAAGTAGACGAAGCATTGGCCATCTCCGAATTATTCTCCCGCATGATGAAAGGGGAAGCCTCGGATGAAGAGATCGAAGAAGCTGACCTGGAGGATATTGAAGCACTGCAAGGCGTAAGTAAGTTTCCGGCCCGTATCAAGTGCGCAACTCTCGCGTGGAAAGCCATGGAGAAAGGCCTTCGCGAGCAGCCTAAACATGAGGAGGCGTAA
- a CDS encoding DUF6154 family protein, which yields MKLVNEIYNLYRDKLTGDEEDVTAIVMSLLHGQGKEELMQWIEEMNENEMYQMLGLYLMEMLRVKMAEEGARNVRPETVRQQRYH from the coding sequence ATGAAACTAGTCAATGAGATTTACAATTTGTATCGAGATAAATTAACAGGCGACGAAGAAGATGTGACAGCCATCGTGATGAGTCTTCTGCATGGTCAGGGAAAAGAAGAGCTGATGCAGTGGATCGAAGAGATGAATGAAAACGAGATGTATCAGATGCTTGGCTTGTATCTAATGGAGATGCTGCGAGTGAAAATGGCGGAGGAGGGCGCAAGAAATGTGCGGCCGGAGACAGTTCGCCAGCAGCGATACCATTAA
- a CDS encoding YunC family protein — MVEVKPLVLDGHQVTAVSVALPKTNLLMVTTERGYIMCGALDVGLLNERLADRGIIAGRALGVRTIEQLLEAPLESVTIAAEEIGIVPGMKGKDAIIAML, encoded by the coding sequence ATGGTCGAGGTGAAACCGCTTGTGCTTGATGGTCATCAAGTAACGGCTGTTTCGGTTGCATTGCCGAAAACAAATTTACTGATGGTTACGACAGAGAGAGGCTATATTATGTGTGGGGCGCTTGATGTAGGGTTATTAAATGAACGTCTTGCAGACCGCGGGATTATTGCCGGAAGAGCGCTGGGTGTGCGAACGATTGAACAACTGCTCGAAGCACCGCTAGAGTCTGTCACGATCGCAGCGGAGGAAATAGGTATCGTGCCGGGGATGAAAGGTAAAGATGCAATTATTGCTATGCTGTAG
- the sufB gene encoding Fe-S cluster assembly protein SufB, with protein sequence MSKKAPELSSEYQYGFHDKDISVFRAKKGLTKEIVEEISRMKGEEQWMLDFRLKSLELFQSMPMPTWGGDLTELDFNSITYYVKPSEKAGRSWDEVPEEIKNTFDRLGIPEAEQKFLAGVSAQYESEVVYHNMQEDLEEMGVIFCDMDTAVREHPEIVREYFSTVIPPTDNKFAALNSAVWSGGSFIYVPKGIKCETPLQAYFRINSENMGQFERTLIIADEDSFVHYVEGCTAPIYSTDSLHSAVVEIIVKKGARCRYTTIQNWSSNVYNLVTKRAVAEEDATMEWIDGNIGSKLTMKYPAVIMKGPRAKGVVISIAVAGKGQHQDAGAKMVHLAPDCSSTIVSKSISKHGGKVTYRGLANFGRKSEGSKSNVKCDTIILDKLSTSDTIPYNEILNKNITLEHEATVSKVSEEQLFYLMSRGLKEDEATQMIIMGFIEPFTKELPMEYAVEMNRLIQFEMEGSIG encoded by the coding sequence ATGAGCAAAAAAGCACCTGAGCTATCCTCAGAATATCAGTATGGGTTTCATGACAAAGATATTTCGGTCTTCCGGGCAAAAAAAGGGCTGACTAAAGAAATTGTAGAGGAAATTTCCCGTATGAAAGGCGAAGAACAATGGATGCTTGACTTCCGCCTCAAATCGCTGGAACTTTTCCAAAGCATGCCGATGCCGACATGGGGCGGCGATTTGACGGAGCTTGATTTCAACAGCATCACATACTATGTGAAGCCGTCCGAGAAGGCAGGACGCAGTTGGGATGAAGTACCGGAAGAGATTAAGAATACATTCGATCGCCTGGGTATCCCAGAAGCGGAGCAGAAGTTCTTGGCGGGTGTATCGGCACAGTACGAATCCGAGGTGGTTTACCACAATATGCAGGAGGACCTCGAAGAGATGGGGGTTATCTTCTGTGATATGGATACGGCAGTGCGCGAGCATCCGGAGATTGTGAGGGAATACTTCAGCACAGTTATTCCGCCAACGGACAATAAATTCGCTGCATTGAATAGTGCGGTATGGTCAGGCGGAAGCTTCATCTACGTGCCGAAGGGAATCAAATGCGAAACACCATTACAGGCGTATTTCCGTATCAACTCCGAGAATATGGGGCAGTTTGAGCGGACGCTGATTATCGCTGATGAAGACAGCTTCGTCCATTATGTAGAAGGCTGTACGGCTCCGATCTACAGCACGGATTCACTGCACAGCGCGGTCGTTGAGATCATTGTTAAAAAGGGTGCACGCTGTCGCTACACAACGATCCAGAACTGGTCAAGCAACGTATACAATCTTGTTACGAAGCGTGCCGTAGCAGAAGAAGATGCTACGATGGAGTGGATCGATGGTAATATCGGTAGTAAGCTCACGATGAAATACCCGGCCGTTATCATGAAAGGACCGCGTGCAAAAGGCGTGGTTATCTCGATTGCTGTAGCGGGCAAGGGACAGCATCAGGATGCAGGTGCCAAAATGGTTCATCTTGCACCGGATTGCAGCTCTACCATCGTATCGAAGAGTATTAGTAAGCATGGCGGTAAAGTAACGTACCGCGGTCTTGCGAACTTTGGCCGTAAGTCTGAAGGCTCCAAGTCTAATGTGAAGTGCGATACCATCATTCTTGATAAGCTGTCAACTTCTGATACCATTCCATACAATGAAATCTTGAATAAGAATATTACACTTGAACACGAAGCAACAGTATCGAAAGTAAGTGAAGAGCAGCTCTTCTACCTGATGAGCCGTGGCTTAAAAGAAGACGAAGCGACACAAATGATTATCATGGGCTTCATCGAACCGTTCACGAAAGAACTGCCAATGGAATATGCGGTAGAGATGAACCGTCTGATTCAATTTGAGATGGAAGGCTCTATTGGATAA
- a CDS encoding bifunctional metallophosphatase/5'-nucleotidase: protein MGKEESILHILHTNDLHSHFEEMPHISTGLKTLRLALQEKGEAVVTVDVGDHMDRMSLKTEATLGKANIDVLNETGYDIAMIGNNEGLTLPRDAFDCLYDQAAFPVVCANLFDVRSGKRPDFLQPYLRKQYGDLTVGWIGVTASFPSVYELLGLTTSDPIQAVAEGVAALRSSVDVIVVLSHIGYGKDVELAQQVEGIDLILGAHTHTYLEAGERIGSTLICQTGKFGQYIGHVTVAYNKQTKTITKICASCHSSRQYVPDEKVTQVIATHLGQAESMMGEVIASVTHDLPVSWEEESPLATLLASGLRSWVDAEVGLVNSGTLLFSLPKGDITRKDLLAVCPHPINPCRMKLTGEQLLGVLEEALDASVIHKEVRGFGFRGKVIGWLGVDGADIYYDRTAAVGKRIRRVEIQGTMLQKDRIYTVGIIDMFTFGVVFPIFKQGTETMFYLPEFLRDVLGKQLQNEQAVQDAACRHWHVL, encoded by the coding sequence GTGGGGAAGGAAGAGAGCATTCTACATATTCTGCACACGAATGATTTACATAGTCATTTCGAAGAGATGCCTCATATTTCCACCGGCTTAAAGACGCTTCGCTTAGCTTTGCAGGAGAAAGGAGAAGCGGTTGTCACAGTGGATGTAGGGGATCATATGGATCGAATGAGCCTAAAAACAGAAGCGACGTTAGGGAAGGCCAATATCGATGTATTGAATGAAACGGGATATGATATCGCTATGATTGGCAATAATGAAGGCCTCACACTTCCTCGCGATGCTTTTGACTGCTTGTATGATCAGGCAGCATTTCCTGTTGTATGTGCGAATTTATTTGACGTGCGAAGCGGCAAACGTCCGGACTTTCTTCAGCCGTATCTTCGCAAGCAGTATGGTGATCTAACGGTCGGATGGATTGGAGTCACGGCCTCTTTTCCCTCGGTATATGAATTGCTGGGGCTAACTACAAGCGACCCTATTCAGGCGGTGGCTGAAGGTGTGGCGGCTCTGCGTTCTTCTGTTGATGTAATTGTTGTGTTATCCCATATTGGCTATGGTAAGGATGTTGAGCTTGCACAGCAAGTAGAAGGGATCGATCTGATTTTAGGCGCACATACGCATACCTATCTTGAAGCGGGAGAGCGAATTGGCAGTACGCTGATTTGCCAGACAGGAAAGTTTGGTCAATACATTGGTCATGTTACTGTAGCATATAATAAACAAACAAAAACCATTACTAAGATCTGTGCTTCCTGTCACTCCTCTAGACAATATGTTCCCGATGAAAAGGTCACACAGGTGATTGCTACCCATCTCGGACAAGCAGAAAGCATGATGGGAGAGGTCATTGCTAGTGTAACGCACGATCTTCCTGTATCATGGGAGGAGGAGTCACCGCTTGCTACCCTATTGGCGTCAGGGCTTCGTTCTTGGGTAGATGCTGAGGTTGGTCTCGTGAATTCGGGAACGCTACTCTTCTCCTTGCCCAAAGGGGATATTACACGCAAGGATTTATTAGCGGTATGCCCTCATCCTATTAATCCATGCCGGATGAAGCTAACGGGTGAACAACTGCTTGGCGTTTTGGAAGAAGCATTGGATGCCTCCGTAATTCATAAAGAGGTACGCGGATTTGGTTTTAGAGGGAAAGTCATCGGCTGGTTAGGTGTAGATGGTGCGGACATTTATTATGACCGGACTGCGGCTGTTGGGAAACGAATTCGCAGAGTAGAGATTCAAGGCACGATGCTGCAAAAGGATCGAATTTATACAGTTGGCATCATTGATATGTTTACATTCGGCGTTGTTTTTCCTATATTTAAACAGGGGACAGAAACAATGTTTTATTTACCGGAATTCTTACGTGATGTATTAGGTAAGCAACTGCAGAACGAGCAGGCAGTACAGGATGCTGCATGTAGACACTGGCATGTATTATAA
- a CDS encoding cysteine desulfurase encodes MNAKEIRELFPILNQKVNGHPLVYLDSAATSQKPVQVIEAMDRYYREYNSNVHRGVHTLGTLATDGYEGAREKVRKFINAKETAEVIFTRGTTTALNFVAQGYARNFIREGDEIVITEVEHHSNFIPWQQIAKVTGATLKFIPLAEDGTITIEAAEQTITSNTKLVAMGYVSNVLGSINPVKEVAQIVHRHGGVMVVDGAQAAPHLKVDVQDLNCDFFAFSGHKMAGPTGIGVLYGKRELLEKMEPVEFGGEMIDFVDLYDSTWKELPWKFEGGTPIIAGAIGLGAAIDFVESIGMDAIRDHEHKLVSYAMDQLNGIDGLKIFGPKERSGLVTFTMNEAHPHDIATVLDTEGIAIRAGHHCCQPLMKWLKVSSTARASFYLYNTEEDIDALVKALIKTKEYFGNVFS; translated from the coding sequence ATGAATGCAAAAGAAATTCGCGAACTCTTTCCCATTCTTAATCAGAAGGTAAACGGCCATCCACTTGTATACCTAGATAGTGCGGCTACATCACAGAAGCCGGTTCAGGTTATCGAAGCGATGGACCGCTATTATCGGGAATACAATTCCAACGTACACCGCGGCGTTCATACCCTCGGAACGCTTGCCACGGATGGATACGAAGGAGCGCGCGAGAAAGTTCGCAAATTCATCAATGCCAAGGAAACCGCAGAAGTTATTTTTACCCGCGGGACGACGACGGCTCTGAATTTTGTTGCACAAGGCTACGCCCGCAACTTTATCAGAGAAGGCGATGAGATCGTTATTACGGAAGTGGAGCACCACAGCAATTTTATTCCGTGGCAGCAAATCGCCAAAGTAACCGGGGCGACATTGAAATTCATTCCACTCGCTGAGGATGGAACGATTACCATCGAAGCAGCAGAGCAAACGATTACATCGAATACGAAGCTGGTCGCGATGGGCTATGTGTCCAACGTGCTTGGTTCGATCAATCCGGTGAAAGAAGTGGCACAGATCGTTCACCGACACGGCGGAGTTATGGTGGTGGACGGTGCGCAGGCTGCACCACACCTGAAGGTAGATGTACAGGATTTGAATTGTGATTTCTTTGCATTCTCCGGCCATAAAATGGCAGGACCAACCGGTATCGGTGTCCTATACGGCAAACGCGAGCTTCTTGAGAAGATGGAGCCGGTGGAGTTTGGCGGAGAGATGATTGACTTCGTTGATTTGTACGATTCAACTTGGAAAGAGCTTCCGTGGAAGTTTGAAGGCGGTACACCGATTATCGCCGGCGCAATCGGTCTCGGCGCAGCCATTGACTTCGTTGAATCCATTGGTATGGATGCGATTCGTGACCATGAACATAAGCTTGTCAGCTATGCGATGGATCAGCTTAACGGCATTGACGGTCTGAAGATTTTTGGACCGAAAGAGAGAAGCGGCCTGGTTACGTTCACGATGAATGAAGCACATCCGCATGACATTGCGACCGTTCTTGATACAGAAGGAATCGCGATCCGTGCAGGACATCACTGCTGCCAGCCGCTGATGAAGTGGCTGAAAGTATCGTCGACAGCACGGGCAAGCTTCTATCTCTATAACACGGAAGAAGATATAGATGCGCTGGTAAAAGCACTTATCAAAACAAAGGAGTATTTCGGCAATGTCTTCTCTTGA
- a CDS encoding cell wall hydrolase has translation MKKRIVVPLLLSALMLGTTAGPTYAHAGAAPMLKKGMKNSDVWDLQFQLGTQGYLSVASTGYYGTLTEKAVQAFQREHGLAVDGVAGPNTLAKIKKSTIKKEDVDKLARVIHGEARGESFEGQVAVGAVVLNRLQSEEFPKTMQEVIFQPGAFTAVSDGQYALTPNKQAYRAAREALRGVDPTDRSLYYFNPDIATSKWIWTRQQIKKIGKHIFAK, from the coding sequence ATGAAGAAGAGAATCGTAGTACCGCTGCTCCTGTCCGCTCTTATGCTAGGAACTACAGCAGGACCGACGTATGCTCATGCAGGAGCGGCACCAATGTTAAAGAAAGGCATGAAAAACAGCGATGTCTGGGATTTACAATTTCAATTGGGTACCCAAGGATATCTTTCTGTAGCGTCAACCGGCTATTACGGCACATTGACTGAAAAAGCGGTACAGGCTTTTCAGCGTGAGCATGGTCTAGCGGTAGATGGAGTAGCTGGGCCAAACACACTGGCCAAAATAAAGAAATCGACGATAAAAAAAGAAGATGTAGATAAGCTCGCTCGGGTTATCCACGGGGAAGCGCGCGGTGAATCGTTTGAAGGACAAGTTGCTGTAGGTGCGGTAGTATTAAACCGTCTGCAATCAGAAGAGTTCCCAAAGACGATGCAAGAGGTGATTTTTCAGCCGGGCGCATTCACGGCTGTCTCTGACGGTCAATATGCCCTGACGCCGAATAAACAGGCGTATCGTGCAGCGCGTGAAGCGCTTCGAGGAGTCGATCCGACTGATCGGTCACTTTATTACTTCAACCCCGATATTGCTACATCCAAATGGATTTGGACACGGCAGCAGATTAAAAAGATCGGCAAGCACATCTTTGCTAAATAG
- a CDS encoding AbrB family transcriptional regulator, translating to METIKKHAAALETAGVGIVGALLFLLLHVPLPWILGPVASVTIWRLLTGRSLVWPYSFRQTALLLLGYMLGASFTRETALQILQQLPFMLISTALTVGISLSLGMIIAKRLGADIATGIFGSVPGGLSQMLILSEEAEAVDETMVAFMQTVRVMAVIFLVPFLTVHGLEQPMVSSGDGGGTAAGAVGFSASWEQYFLYAGIALLGMWGGPRLGLPAGALTGPLLSTAIVLVAIGGEAPPLPSAFVLLSQFAIGVHIGLQMKPQSITNMQALSIYTVLSSIILVLFSLLLAFLLTLWTPMTLTTAFLSTAPGGIAEMGVTASMVHADLSMVSGYQLFRVFFVMFLVPPLLQWWLRQRANEKNMGKEKVT from the coding sequence ATGGAAACGATAAAAAAACATGCGGCTGCGTTAGAGACTGCGGGTGTAGGTATTGTGGGTGCTTTGCTGTTTTTGCTGCTTCACGTACCGCTTCCGTGGATTCTTGGTCCGGTAGCATCTGTAACGATCTGGCGCTTGCTAACCGGTCGTTCGCTTGTATGGCCGTATTCATTTCGTCAGACGGCCCTTCTTCTTTTAGGATACATGCTGGGTGCTTCGTTTACGCGGGAGACGGCCTTGCAGATCCTCCAGCAGCTTCCATTCATGCTGATCTCAACGGCGCTTACGGTCGGGATCAGTCTGTCGCTCGGCATGATCATTGCCAAGCGTCTTGGAGCGGATATTGCGACAGGGATTTTTGGCAGTGTACCCGGCGGACTCTCACAAATGCTTATCCTAAGTGAGGAGGCGGAAGCAGTCGATGAGACCATGGTAGCCTTTATGCAGACAGTTCGCGTCATGGCCGTTATTTTTCTGGTGCCGTTTCTTACGGTGCATGGTCTTGAGCAGCCGATGGTTTCTAGCGGAGACGGGGGAGGGACGGCGGCAGGAGCAGTCGGCTTCTCCGCTTCATGGGAGCAGTATTTTCTCTATGCCGGTATTGCGCTGCTTGGCATGTGGGGAGGACCGCGCCTTGGTCTTCCTGCGGGCGCTTTGACAGGGCCGCTGCTGAGTACTGCGATCGTATTGGTTGCTATCGGCGGAGAAGCCCCTCCTCTTCCTTCGGCCTTTGTTCTGCTGTCTCAATTTGCGATTGGAGTCCATATCGGCTTACAGATGAAGCCGCAGTCGATTACAAACATGCAGGCTTTAAGTATATATACGGTGCTTAGCAGTATCATTCTTGTTCTTTTTTCCCTTCTGCTCGCATTTTTGCTTACATTGTGGACACCGATGACATTGACGACAGCTTTTTTAAGCACTGCACCGGGCGGAATTGCCGAGATGGGTGTAACGGCGAGTATGGTGCATGCTGATCTATCGATGGTGAGCGGATATCAGCTCTTTCGGGTGTTTTTTGTCATGTTCCTCGTTCCGCCCCTTTTACAGTGGTGGCTGCGGCAGCGTGCGAATGAAAAAAATATGGGTAAAGAGAAGGTAACATAA